The stretch of DNA GAGGCTCGTGAGCCACTCGAGATCGACTCGTTTTTTGACTCGACTCAAGATCGACTCGAAAAGAAACGAGCTGAGTTTGAACACTCTATGTAGCTCGATCGAGAAACGAGCCGATCTTGAGCCAATGTTGGCTTGCTCATTTTAGATTGATAGCTCGACATAATATCATTATGTTAAATGATCATTCCATATATTAAATGGAAATAAGATAATTTATTACCATATATGCTGTCCAATTTTTCTCATTTTATTTACCAACGAACATGGAAACTTAATTAAGTGCAGAGAAGATCTAGGCCTCATTATGGCACGTAGTCGACTATGTGTTAAATATCCTATACTTTTGGCAAAGGTTCCCATCGTATTCACCTTAATTTTTTTGTTTTACATTCATAGATTTATAAATTTTTACCATCTCATTTAGCTCGAAACTAACTCGAGATCGACTCGAAATCGTTACAAGCTGAGCACGAGTCATGTTCTACAGCTCGATCATGAGCTTCACTTAGTTTGAGCTCGCTCGAATTTTCATATGAGTTGAACTGAGCCAACTCCAACTCGCTCGAGCTCGACTCGTTTGCAGCCCTAGCTGTGGGGTGCTGCAGTAAAGGTCAATTCTGTAAAGAAATTTGTAAAAGAATTACATATGAGTTTCGCTTCGGTACACCATCCCTTAAAATTTTACACGAATCTTAAAGTGACTTAAAAAGCTATCACCATATTAGCCTGCAGATCAAATGTATTGAATAAATTGATTTTAATACAAACTAAAAATATTTTTTATTGAAGGGATAATCTTCACCTTTAATCTGCACCGAAATATGTGAACTTTTCTAGGGGCTGTACCAAAGCGGAGTTCATATGCACTGTTGATTTCACAATGATATATTCTTTGTCTAAACGTTTTCTGGGCTGGTATTTCCATTATCATGCAGCGGTCATCTTGTCATAATTTTATTGGACTGGATAGAACATCTGGCAAGTCTTGGGCAAAAAAAGTAGTAGACGAAGAAAATGCAATTGATATGAGGGACGCGAAGTATCTATACCCAAGCTCAAATGCACCTTgatgaacagtaaaatcaaaaAAATGGTAAACAAAATTTAAAAAAGCAGATTTTGACAAATGTTTTTTGTGCTTGCAAAAATTTATCATAAAATAATATTCTTAAAAGTTGTGGTAAAAAAGCAAAATTGATCCTCCAAAAATGCTATTTTTGAAAGCATTTTGGAGTATTGATTTTTTTTTGCCATACCTTCCACAAATATTTTTTTCGGGCTGCATGCACTGAGAAAATTTGTGAAAGTTCACAACAACAAAAAATCAGaattttattatttttctttcAAATTTTTCGGAATTTACTGTTCATCATCCCGAACTCTTGAGCTCGGGACTAGAAGAAGGGTACTTTTTTTGATAGTACGAGGCATCTACGGACAGTCAATTAATAGTGCGTGCCCGGTGGACCCTATCAATTGACGTTCTTTAGAATGCATTAGTGTCCACAAATTAAGGTCCTTAATTGCTATTAATTCAGCATTGAAACGGTTCCTGGTTTGTCATTTCAGTATCACTATAAAAAGGCTTTTGCTATCTCTTCTGTTCCTCGCAACTCAGATCAAGGCACACAAACCAAGTCTTCCTCCTACCAACACAGTGCATCTTGCTGAAGATGAAGACTGCACACACGCTGCTCCTGGCGGTCGCCTTCCTCGTGCTGGCATCAGGTATTCCTCTTACGATGATGCAGCATCGCTTCATCGACTCGACACGCAATCATACGCTTTACATTATTCATGGTATATTGGGGTTTTTTCTCTTCTTCTGCAGAGGTTGCAGTGAAGGCGGACGTCTGTACAGGGTCACTTCACAAGACGCCGCTACCGTGTGATCAGGTAGGTTGCCTGCACATCTGCCGCGAGCATGTGAATGGGGAAGGGCACGCGTGCCCTCAATGCAATTGGAGTGCTAGTTGCAACTATGATGGATTATGCGAGTGTGATGTCTGCCTTCCTCCTCCTTCTGCTCCTATCCAACACCAACAGAGT from Triticum urartu cultivar G1812 chromosome 3, Tu2.1, whole genome shotgun sequence encodes:
- the LOC125548970 gene encoding uncharacterized protein LOC125548970, whose amino-acid sequence is MKTAHTLLLAVAFLVLASEVAVKADVCTGSLHKTPLPCDQVGCLHICREHVNGEGHACPQCNWSASCNYDGLCECDVCLPPPSAPIQHQQSD